Proteins co-encoded in one Prunus persica cultivar Lovell chromosome G6, Prunus_persica_NCBIv2, whole genome shotgun sequence genomic window:
- the LOC18772071 gene encoding probable xyloglucan galactosyltransferase GT17, which yields MFSRKQISPLNTPLEEEKDKYYYSKYNETQFSLNNPNLKFAALVFIFLSSWLLLLLFWFPPKTTNNVAVLHLAHKTQNAETINLATAATKSPFKVPTCDPSVAVYVYPLPPKFNTGLLSRCKTLNVYTDMCPHVANRGLGQPLPKLGSPAAWFATHQFIAEMIFHARVENHPCRTLDPARAALFYVPFYGGLHASSMFKEANLTSRDELAVDLVHHLQAQPWWGRNSGRDHFIALGRTAWDFMRATDGPDFGANSLLNLPAVKNMSVLTVERHPWQGSNQHGIPYPSYFHPSTWQEILTWQNKVREMNRPNLFSFIGGPRKGLEKAAIRNEFIRQCGESTRCFLMNCGPSGASKCHEPSEVLKVMTESTFCLQAPGDSFTRRSTFDSVLAGCIPVFFSPHTAYTQYKWFLPEEVKTYSVYIDEKSPASRKIEDELLKISGEKVKAMREKLVDLIPSLTYAHPNATDVGFGDAVDVTLASLANHVSKMMN from the coding sequence atgtttTCAAGAAAGCAAATCTCGCCTCTAAATACTCCAttggaggaggagaaagaCAAGTACTATTATTCAAAATATAACGAAACCCAATTCTCCCTCAACAATCCCAATTTAAAGTTTGCTGCCTTAGTTTTTATCTTCCTATCTTcttggcttcttcttcttctcttttggttCCCCCCCAAAACCACAAACAATGTCGCTGTTCTCCATCTCGctcacaaaacccaaaacgcCGAAACCATCAATCTCGCCACCGCCGCCACAAAATCGCCGTTCAAGGTTCCCACGTGCGACCCAAGCGTCGCAGTCTACGTGTACCCTCTGCCGCCCAAGTTCAACACCGGGCTCTTGAGCCGCTGCAAAACCCTCAACGTGTACACCGACATGTGTCCCCACGTGGCAAATCGCGGCCTCGGCCAGCCCCTTCCCAAGCTTGGCTCCCCCGCCGCCTGGTTCgccacccaccagttcatcgcCGAGATGATCTTCCACGCACGTGTGGAGAACCACCCCTGTCGCACCCTCGACCCCGCACGTGCCGCCCTCTTCTACGTCCCGTTCTACGGCGGCCTCCACGCCTCCAGCATGTTCAAGGAGGCCAACCTCACCTCCCGCGACGAGCTTGCCGTTGACCTCGTTCACCACCTCCAGGCGCAACCCTGGTGGGGGAGGAATAGCGGTAGGGACCACTTCATCGCCCTGGGGAGGACCGCGTGGGATTTCATGAGGGCCACCGACGGTCCGGATTTCGGCGCCAACTCCCTCCTGAACTTGCCAGCTGTCAAAAACATGTCGGTGCTGACCGTGGAGCGGCACCCCTGGCAAGGCTCAAATCAGCACGGCATACCCTACCCTTCCTACTTCCACCCCTCCACGTGGCAGGAGATACTAACGTGGCAAAACAAAGTGCGGGAGATGAACCGGCCAAACCTGTTCTCCTTCATCGGCGGGCCCCGCAAGGGGTTGGAGAAGGCGGCGATCCGGAACGAGTTCATACGGCAATGCGGCGAGTCGACTCGGTGCTTTCTCATGAACTGTGGCCCCAGTGGGGCCAGCAAGTGCCACGAGCCGAGCGAGGTCTTGAAGGTTATGACCGAGTCGACGTTCTGCCTGCAGGCGCCCGGCGACTCGTTCACTCGTCGGTCAACGTTTGACTCGGTGCTGGCCGGCTGCATACCGGTGTTCTTTTCGCCGCACACGGCGTACACGCAGTATAAATGGTTTTTACCGGAAGAGGTAAAAACGTACTCGGTTTATATCGACGAGAAGAGCCCTGCGAGTAGAAAGATAGAGGACGAGTTGTTGAAGATATCGGGCGAGAAGGTGAAGGCGATGCGCGAGAAGCTCGTGGATTTGATCCCGAGTCTTACCTACGCGCATCCGAACGCCACCGATGTTGGGTTCGGAGACGCCGTCGACGTGACGCTTGCGTCGCTGGCCAACCACGTGAGCAAAATGATGAattaa